From the Labrus mixtus chromosome 10, fLabMix1.1, whole genome shotgun sequence genome, the window CCAGGTGCGGACCAATGCATGTTAAGTTTGTCTGGTAGCTGGACAGGTGTCAGGTCACATCCTGAGTACTGCTGGtgtacccttgagcaaggcaataGCTGTAGTGCGCTctctgtgtagcagtgtgtagcagcaccactctgacatctctccatgaatacatgtccacaggtcctgttggtgcatgtgtgtcatTCAGGCCTATAAGCCAGAATTTCccacagagataaataaagtatgtaaCATTAAAAAAGTGGACCCACTTCTTGTTTTGAGCAGCGCTCTtcaaaaaacagaatcaaatgTGAACATGTCCTTCTGAATTCTTCGACAgatcaaatgtaaaatacaaaagtcTGGCTTGATGGGCTGAAAACTTCCTGTTCTCCTGTATTCATGACACAAACCTTCTGAttgaaggttttgtttttcaagctCAGCCGTCTACTTCTACACCCACCCTTCAATACCACCTTTCACATAAACCCATCATCCCAGTATTTGCTGTTCTTTTTGcttcagcatttatataaaacatgtaaatgtgatcctattgtttttataatgatCCTTTCATTCCCGCTGCAGGGTGAACAACTGTGTGGGATTCTCCAACTACAAATTCTTCATGCTCTTCTTGGCGTATTCACTTCTCTACTGCCTTTTTATAACAGCTACAGATCTTCAATACTTCATTAAATTCTGGCTGGTAAGGATGTCCATCTCAACACACGTTCATTATGTGTAATCTAACAATCAGTCGGTGCATTAAAATCTCTAATCAAATCTCAATGATTATCTGAAAGATTCTGTGTTAAATTTGTggcatttgatttttttttctcacaaggCTGGAGGTAGAGCACATTTCCGTCTGAAAGAATACGTGGTATGAGCCAACGAGCTAGTTAGTGACAGTGACATAGAAACAGCTTGATAAGCCCAGTCGGCATATCTGAGTAGAAACCTCTTCCTGTCAGTGTTGTCTCATCTCTCAGTTCTTCTTGCACTTATGTTTATATATGTGTTGTTTCTCAACCAGAACGGCCTCCCAGACACACAGGCAAAGTTCCACATcctgttcctcttcttctcgGCCGCCATGTTTTCTGTCAGCCTGGCGTCACTTTTCATCTACCATTGCTGGCTCGTCTGCAAGAACAGGTCTACTCTGGGTAGGTGACGTTCTTGTACGTTTGTGTTAACTTGGAGGATGCAGTACCCATGCAGcctctgttcctcctctttgtgtttgagcatcagctctcagcctgcacaAGGTTTTCTTTGCACTAATGATggaaggatgttttttttttgctttgcttttttccACCACCCTCATCATTGCAGAGGTTTGATGAAGCTCTCTGGGCTGTTATGAGACGGAGTGGTTTCTCATTATGTGTGCACAGTGGCACACTTTGTCTGTGTGGAGGAGAGTGGATTATCCTGAGGAGTATGTTACAGTGAAATGCAAAGACACAAGGCTCAGAGCAGTAAGGAGCTTAGAAACAgaaactgtgaggaggagaagtcACACATGGTGGTGCGCTCTAAGATGTCCTTTTCCTGTACAACAAAGACACTTTCATTCAGAGTTTTTCCACCGATTCAGCCATTCAGCAGGAATCCTCCATGTGTTGATCCGTCGTCTGAATGAGCTTCTGTTGATAGTCTGAGTAACAGCTTACATAAAGACTGAGAGggagtgctgttttttttcttcatattctcCTCTTGTGTGTCTCTTCCAGAGGCTGTGCGTGCTCCAGTGTTTCGCCACGGCACAGATAAGAACGGCTTCAGTCTGGGTCTGACTAAGAACTTCCGCCAGGTCTTTGGGGATGAAGTGAAATACTGGCCCATTCCAGTTTTCTCCaggtaaacatttatttaatataaaatcaatttagaacaagaaacatcACGAGACCAAAGAAGGACTAAAGAATCATCTGCAACAAATCAACACCGTGTTAAGAAATGATTTCTAACAATCCTGGCAGGTGATTTGACCGTTTAGGAAACCTGATGAGCAGCAATACAGAGTCAAACTGAAGCATGATCAGGTTAAAGACAAGTCAATCATTGTAAAATATTTCCACAAAATGTATAGATGATAAATGATGACAGACAAACCTGAGGTAgagaatgtatttaaaaaatgatcgaTGCACGTTAAtattaaatgtgattgtttagTGCCTTAATATTCATGGAGCCCAATTAAGTCCAGTTTtgtttacatatatatatatatatatagagagaggcGCCAGGTCACTCCTGAGTGCTGCTGAggttcccttgagcaaggcaccgaatcCCCAACCGccctggtgcgctccctgtgtagcagtgtgtagcagcctcactctgacatctctccactaatgtccacaggtcctgttagTGCGagtagcatgtctctcaataacagagagtagaatttccctcaggggtttataaagtttataaaacttcagaaaaaatacaaataaataaaaaggaaaaaatatcaatatatagagtcgtcatctctcaacaggaaggtcgagggtttgatccccagctcctggagcaacatgtccaatgtgtccttgggcgagacatttaacctcaagttgctcccgctgcttcgactgcggcgtataaatgtgtctgaatggattagttacttctgatgatcactttacacagcagcctctaccatcagggtgtgaatgtgtaggtgtgacctgtggtgtcaaagtgctttgagtagtcagaagactagaaaagcgctttacacgCTCAAGTGTATTTACCATGAGTAAAAACTCCTTTCAAAGCCTGTCTGCTCCCCCTGCACCCATcaatataaatgataaataaatgaggTCAATGATTTATATATGGattcaaaaatgatttaaaaatcaaaccacACAGCATCAATGTGCTCAGCTggagctctttttttcttcttcagatttTTCTTCTGTAGTTCAAATGATTTAGTCAGGATGTCAGAGAAGTGTTGAATGTCTGAACACTGTTCAGCTCGAGCATTAGAGTCaatgagatgaaaacaaaaagattgaaTGGAGGGAACAGACCTCAAAGCAGAAAAGAGAGCAttagtaaacaacaacatcaacattatGAATTAAACAGAAGCTCCAGCATTGAGAATCAGAGATTCATGCTCACAGTATATAAATACAGAGTTTTCTTTGTGATCACAGTCAAACtatgaaaacataaaccaacaaacttcatgttttataaacaaaacaaaatacggAGGCCCATTTGTTCCAATTTGGCAACAACTTGgtgagatttattttgtgatCTAACTctaaataaaactcaaacacatgGAAACCTtcagtttttgttcttttaagaaCACTTGATAAATAAGTGAGAATAAGTTCAACTTTCTGTATATATAAGGATACATCACTGAGTTCATTGACTTTATGGCAATTATCAGTTTGAACTTTTTACataatccttgttttttttttacaacatggaTGTACATCAACGCAACCTcaggtctttttttctctctaatttccattaatgacttttaaaaaagagaacagtTAGCTCCCCTGATGCTTACAGTTTCACCTATTTAGATTTTCTTATGTTTCTTATTCAAACATCAAACTCTTTACTGGTTTCCAGTTTAGGCGACGGCTGCTCGTTCCCAGCCTGTCTGGTGAACCTGGACCCTGAGCAGCCCTCTTCACCCACCGACTCCAACCCTGTTAACAAAGTGTGAGtacaaacaagaataaaaaagtaGACCCCATTacatcacagaaaacaaaatgactctGCATGACTTCTTCAGCTTCTAGCAGTTTTACTTTATATTAAACAATGCACTGCAGCATTTAGTGGTGTGAAATGAGTCTTTCTGAATACAGGATTAAAAACCAAAGatatttttatattctaaaGAAGGATGCAAGTATTGAGATTTTTTAAGTGAGCATGTGATTCCTGACCATATCGGCCGACCTGCCTTTGATTATTTGTGTTTCCAGTGCAGCAGAGGGCCGCCAGTTCCCTTCAAAGCCGCTGAGGGAGTCTCAGAGTCGACTGCTCACCAGCACCCCCTCCTGGTCAGAAAGTGACAGTGCAACAGACAAAGACAGGAAGGGTGGGATCATGTTATCCTCTTTATAAAGAATTTTACAAAAcccaaagaaaacacatttaaaagagtgaaaaaaaagatagatcTAACAAAACCTTTTGTTTCTTTAGGTGCCAGCAACCCGGTGATGATCATTGAAAACGAGGCGTAACCAGAGACCGGAGAGCTACTGGTGACACCTTCATCCCAGAAGAGTACGTTTACAGTCGTGTAGAAAGTActcacacatatttaaaaaaaatctcttagtttgtgttttacacAAACAGGTCTATGCTGCCCCCCTTCTCTGTGATGTTATAACAAACCTCTTCTGCTGCTATCTCAAAGTATCTGAGCTTCAGGACAAAAtgattgaaattaaaaatgcattccAACATCCCATGATCTCCTGTTTCTCAATGACAAAGCACAGAGCAGCAGTGGAAGAAGAGCGGTTtggtttttcactttgtataaTAGGAGATTATTTCTATGTTATGGTAGAATTTGTCTCGTGTGCCAAATGTTTGCACATCCAGTATAGCTTATAGAAGTGTTCATGTGACTGGTGTTCCTTTAGTCTTTTGTTTCGTTCTAAAAAGGGGGTGGGCAGGTTTTCCACCGACCACGTTTGAGTGTCGTGAAAGTCCAAAAATGATGCATGCTCTCACCTCAGGATGTCTACACACACTGTTGTAATGAACTGTACCAAAAGATGTTCTGCCCTTTGCTtggaatcaaaaaaaaaaggtgtattttAATTAGTCATCTGAATAAGGGCTCTTCAGACTTGTTTTAGCATGAGCGAGGATTTTACTGTCATACGGGAACGCCTGAGAGCGGGTGCTGCTCTGTGCTgcaacacagtgtgtgtgtgtgtgtgtgtgtgtgtgtgtgtgtccctgccAAATATCTACACTTCTGTCTGGCAGTCTGTGGTACACGACCAACTCCCGGCCAAAAGCCTCCCGACCGTCTCCCCGGGGTGCACAGGCACACCGACCAGCCGCCAGGAAAGCCTGCAGATCTGCTCAccatcaaaaaaaaagcagatcctgctctgtgtttttctttgacattGTGAAtgcactgcagagcaaacaaaaacatttaaaaaaaaaaaaaaggaaagaaaagacaaaaaaagctcCAGTGGctttgtacagtttattttccCCCCTCTGAGGATTCTCTCTGTTCTCGTCCGTGGCTGGAAACCATctctaaaatgtatttggaAGAATGTATGCTTGTTACAAAACCCTACATGGTGACAGTGTTGCtctatatttttatattctacTGTCTGTATGACTAAAGACAATATGGATGTGTGAGTAATGTACTGTACAATTGTGATGCCttataagaataaaaaataagctCATCTTCAGCCTCCTTACTCGACTCTTCACTGCACTGGAAAGGATCGACTCATTAAAAGAGATGTCATGGCGCAGAGTGTGTTATGGTAGAAAATTGTCAagcctttatttacattataatctaaaaaCAATGCTCTTGAATATTGCATAATTCTTTAACTTGTGGAAGATGTGCTGCAGAAAGGAAGTGGTCAGTTTGACGCAGTGCAAGCTTAATGAGTCATGAACCTACACTTCAACACACCTGTGAGCGTTCAGAGTGCCATCACACCTCAGCATTTATTCAAACTTCTTAGTACATGCGGCTGTTCAACGCAGCATGggtgaaaaggaaaacaatacaaaaacaaatgccaTTCAATGGTCAGAACGTCAGGTGAAATGAACTCGACTGGAACAGAAAGTCGCATGTTTCAaaagcaacatgtttgttttttttccttctcatgagaaaaagtgtttttcttcttttattacaACACTAAAACTCTACAAAACCTTcgcttcaattaaaaaaaatgaaaatatactCTCAACAGAGTAGTTCAGGGCAACTTCTCCTAAAGCAGGCAAGTATTTGAAacgctttttttaatttcttttttcaaGCTCGGCTGAATTCAGTTTAAACCGGAACAAGACCATGTAGAGGCGTTGCAGACGTCTtaagtgtgtgcttgtgtcaATGAGGGTGTTTATATGCACAAAGTATCCACATTCCTCAAATGAAAACTCTGTATGCTTTAGTACATACTGGATATAACTCTTTGCATAAGACTtctctgaacattttcaggactaGAAAGTGAAAATCAGCAGCTGATAGatcatgaagaaaaatgaagctTGAGCCAAAGACAACTGGACTTAGGTGACGATCCTGAAGACGTTTCAGCGCTCCTCTGAAAGGCTTTACGAAACGTATTCAAGATCTTCAATCAAGTCCAGTtgtctttggatcaagcttccaCTTCACCATGACCTGGaagactgagaacctacacagatcAAGAAGAAATGGTTTTCAGGTTTCCCCTGTAGGATCTCTGTACCAGATgcaaactaaagtaaattaaaggCTTCTCCAAGTGGGCTAAGAGTGTATTTGACATTCACTTCATATGtacaaaaggcaaaataaactTCAATGAGATGTTCATGTGCAGGTAAACACGCTCACTGAGAGCTCCCTTTCTCATCCTCATACAAAAAGTGAACGGGGCGAGAGTACCACCATGTGGAGTCTTAGTGTTTATCAGGTCATCTTTTCCATGTCAGATAAGCAGCACAataaattaaaagtttaaaagctAAGAATGCAGCTTATATTAAGGCTGAGTGTGGTGATGTTAAACTTTGACATGTTCACGATGTAAAACAAGGAACATAGAGAAGGcaacaaagaggagagaaacaccagaaacattttcagcttTCCATATAAAATCAGGTTAGAGCTTTAAAGTGCAAAACATGTCTACAGAACATCTTAGGAAAACTAAAATCCCATCTTTTCAAGCATGTTAAATTGAACTGACCCAACCAGACTGTCTAAACTGCTTCATAGGATTAAAAGACtaaactctgacacacacacacacacacacacacacacacacacacacacacacacacacacacacacacacacacacacacacacacacacacacacacacacacacacacacacacacacacacacacacacacacacacacacacacacacacacacacacacacacacacacacacacacacacacacacacacacacacacacacacacacacacacacacacacacacacacacagctagcAGGGGGCGTGTGTGAGGCCAGCTGGGtcattttttgatcattttcagtGATCTAAGGTGAGCAAAGGCTATGAGAAGCAGCTTGCTAAatgatgtgtgtatgtctttctTTTCCTACATTATTATCATCCAGTTGGTAAAAGCCTGCTCCAGTGCcacactgagtgtgtgtgtgtgaacagcagGATGGGAAGTTTGAGAGTGATGTCACGACTGCTGCTTGTTAGCCTCCTCTTCGTAAGCGTTCCCTGTTCCGTTCTGGACGTAGGCAGAGCCAGAGCTGAGCCCGTACAAGTGCCCACAGTACTTTGCATCGTCGATATGATCCTCAAAGAACATCTgtgggagggggaaaaaaaaaacacaggacacTAAAGTCAGACACCTGCACAGTCATTCATCATCATGTGATTTACTTCATCTTATAACCCAGTCATCGAGAAAAGATCCTGAATAAAGCTCATGAAagataactttttttaaccctccAGTATCGTTCGTTTTTACGACCCTCGAGTCATTAGTGGACAAAAATGTACACTTCCAAAatcattcataaaaatgttaaagtttgttagttaaagttgtttttgaacatatatttgggtaacctaaGTGagtaccgacccacaaaatttgaaataaacccatccagtcctttgtttgtggtctgcttaagtcttacaacacagagagaaatgctccgtttcaaatttgctctcttgaacccttttcacacatacggaaatctcctgaaaaactccggagatttggctacccggagggtctttaggctatatgtgaacgcaaaacATCAGaatttttcgcgcagactttacccggagatTCTCCgaccagacccccccccccttgctccctatccctcttcctgcattttatcccatctctcccccgatccccttccaagcccgatgcagtctaggcctgtgaagaatgtttcgtcatgagccagggatccggccgaagatttctgccttttaataaggcagttttttcttaccactgtaacttttgctgctttgctaaagtgctcatgatggataggccgggtctttgtaacatagcaataagtaaggtcttttacctgctttttgtaaagtgtcttgagataacacttgttatgagttgacgctatacaaataaaaatgtattgattgattgattgatatctccacccatggactccacccccagcctagaacaaaacttttgtgcaggtccaccatttttattctcgctgcagaggagtgatgtctacgggcaAAACTgaggggggggctcattacatttaaagagacacacacaccaaaacggagtgttctgagagagctggtttatccagggtcacaaacctcctctggtgattgattcatgttatatgttgaccacagcacagatgtttcatttagaccacaggggactgtttgaaaaggtggaaaaggggtttaatatttcctctttaaatataaatattttcccCAATTTTTTGGTTTGCATCTTTTAATCAACATCAGTCCTGATCAAAACTaccaaatatttcattattttcaggctttaaacacttggatatgtcaaagattatccagaACATTGATGAAATGCATTATTAGTTTTTGGGCAGGATCAGTTTTAAAGTTTGCCTCCCTCTTGAGCCACTCatggacaaaaatgtctgcTTCCCAAAACtgctataaaataataaataatattttcttCCATTCTTTTgtggttaaatgttttaatcaacATCAGTCCTGATAAAAACTATTAAATATCCAATTATTTTTAGGATTTTAACCCTTCAAAAAAATGATTCCAAAATAAAAGTGGCAAATTCAGCCTATTGGACAAAAGTGTCCAGAGTGATATCGGAGGATTAAACTGTTGGCTGGACAAAACAAAAGGTTGAGTTAAAAATAATTCCCTGATCAATGACACTAATATTTTGCCAATGACTCACTTAATGACGCCTGATGCTCTCCTTGAACCTGTTTTTCTGGCTCACACGGTGTTTTTCTAAACTTCTTTGGCGCATCATGagaggaaaatacattttcatgaactgaaCTCATTTATGAACATAAATTTGTCTCTTTGAGTTTCTACAGAAAGATTATATTGTACATCTTgaattttctgtctttctctcattatttctttctctttctattattattacttttacttttccCTCATAAGCCCTCTGTGGACAAGTAGCATGTGTGCTAAAAAACCCAAACAATGCACCAGGTTCGTCAAATGTGATTTTGATGTCCATGTCAAGTTaaaaatctatctatctatctatctatctatccatccatccatctatccatggATATATCTATTCACCCATCTATCGATCTGTCTTTAACCTTGTACTGCCTCTTCTACATAAAGTGAAAACACACCTTGATGCTTATTCAGACACGAGACATCCACAGTAAACTGCCATCAGATGAATATTAACATGTGCATGTCTGAAAGGTGATTGCATAACGCTGTGCTATCATGTTGCGGTCAGAGTATTATCATTCATAGTCATAAACTGTGTAAACAGGTGTCTTCAGCTTGAGGAGCCTACCTCTCTCATCTTGAAGAAAGCCATGCCTGTGAGTAAAGAGTCAGAGCCGGCCTGATGCTGTGGTCCGatcctctccagctccagctgctcAGCTACTTCCTGCAGCCCGCCCTGGAAACAAAACACCGTAAGCTCCCTCAAATCTACGCTTCTGGTCAAACAAAGACCACACTCACAACAGATCACAACACATCTCGAGGTGTAGCggtttaaatgaatgaaacaggAGATACTTATGTGTGCTACCTGCTGAAATATTTAATGAGTTACCTTCAGGTTTTTACAACTCTTCATGAGGTACTTGACATCATAAATAACTGGAAAGTACAAGCGGAGAATCTCAAAGAAGTCCACCTCCTCCTCGGGCAAGTTAGCATTGGACAGAATTTTGATCAGGTATCCAAAGTCATAGCCActataaatcacacaaatacacaaatacacacacatcgtTTATCTCTGTCTGAAGAAATCAGATAACAGGGGCTAGATAGATAGTCACTTTTAATCTGCCATGACACTAAGACAATTAAACACACAATGACAGGCTCGGTTTTTTGAGTGGCCGGTCTCGCTCCCATGTCAGGATGCAAGACCGAACACTCATACAAGGATGTACCATACCATAAAAAAAGATCCTGTCATTTAGAGATGATGCTAACATAAGATCAATggctaatgtttattttccaaagCCTGGTTTTCTTTGACATcaggttgccatggagacatAGAGGGAAACTGAGAGCGACATGAAGATTTTGATGTTAAGAAGCAGAGTGCAGAAAATATAGGTCAAAAGTATCTCTGTTTTTACAAGACTAACCTTTCTTACACTTTGCAGCaactttatataaaaaaaaaaaacgtactgggcttttttttaaaaacatgcttgAAGCCCAACCCTCAGAGTTCTGCGTAACATCTTACCTCTCATTcaaaacaacaggaaatgaaagacaaataaatattagCATTAACTAGTTCATCACAATTCATTAAGGTCAGAAATTGTCTGaagactcatcctgcactcagggcGTTTACTCATTTTTCGACCAATTAAAACCAAATTGTCGACACGTTAAGTCCCGCCTTATTTCTTGTGATTGGTTCCTTTTTGAGCTATGCTTTTGAAATATACATCTGTGTTGCTgttctgtctgttgtttttgtatttcatgttgtttctgttgtctgatgtcagaacaggaacctgctgtaAGCCAGTTTTAACTGAGTCAGGCCCGTTTAACTGTAACTTTTGTAATGttacttttcatctttttttctgtgtaataatgataataaattaaatgaaaccaGATGGTACAAGAGAGTGATGAACACAATGGAAATCATCATGCAGGACGACGGTATGAACCTTTTTCCTTCTGGGAAACCTCACAAAACAGACTGTGTCTTATTTACCAGTGCAACTTATATttcaaaatgattaaatatactgcatgatatatatatatatatatatagagagagagagagagagagagagagacagagagagagagagagggagagagaggtgaaaaaacacaatttttggAGATGCCAACATCAGCATAATGTGTTTCTGTAACTGCTTTTTGTTATCTAACTGACAAGAACACAGTAATAAAACCAGAAGAGATGTTGTGCCTGGACACATAAATATTTTATGAAATTGTCTATTGTCTCCACAATTCA encodes:
- the zdhhc2 gene encoding palmitoyltransferase ZDHHC2 isoform X2, with the protein product MFVWAYWQTIFTKPVNPLKEFHLSYSDKELLEREDRGESQQEILRRIAKDLPIYTRTNSGAIRFCDRCQLLKPDRCHHCSVCDKCILKMDHHCPWVNNCVGFSNYKFFMLFLAYSLLYCLFITATDLQYFIKFWLNGLPDTQAKFHILFLFFSAAMFSVSLASLFIYHCWLVCKNRSTLEAVRAPVFRHGTDKNGFSLGLTKNFRQVFGDEVKYWPIPVFSSLGDGCSFPACLVNLDPEQPSSPTDSNPVNKVAAEGRQFPSKPLRESQSRLLTSTPSWSESDSATDKDRKGASNPVMIIENEA
- the zdhhc2 gene encoding palmitoyltransferase ZDHHC2 isoform X1, whose product is MAPSGSRSIKRGCQRVLYWIPVLFIALIVAWSYYAYVLQLCIESIEDIGEKVVYLLAYHVIFIMFVWAYWQTIFTKPVNPLKEFHLSYSDKELLEREDRGESQQEILRRIAKDLPIYTRTNSGAIRFCDRCQLLKPDRCHHCSVCDKCILKMDHHCPWVNNCVGFSNYKFFMLFLAYSLLYCLFITATDLQYFIKFWLNGLPDTQAKFHILFLFFSAAMFSVSLASLFIYHCWLVCKNRSTLEAVRAPVFRHGTDKNGFSLGLTKNFRQVFGDEVKYWPIPVFSSLGDGCSFPACLVNLDPEQPSSPTDSNPVNKVAAEGRQFPSKPLRESQSRLLTSTPSWSESDSATDKDRKGASNPVMIIENEA